A genomic region of Porticoccaceae bacterium LTM1 contains the following coding sequences:
- a CDS encoding VCBS repeat-containing protein has translation MKLCGFSWVVAAGVATALSGCANEKASSHLTQLTPAHQGEMGFPIFEQPNIPGAPKLASPIMLMAGDEPVKTGKHGLAAPALWDWDGDGKRDLLVGEFETGDVDLKEAGSTVRVYRNIGTDTKPEYDKNWTYARDTEGNVLVVHQWCCIGFTPQFVDLNHDGYQDMITGQYSPGEVTWFRGSKEGFLPGIKLEQYGDPSSNGFDGEVTDPESFEYWHYSSASFGDLTGDGLEDLVVGGSALRISPNIGTKAEPKFGKRELLLDIHGQPLKMGQWTSEKIEQQRSEHGYSEDWEPSVSGSAKIQMVVVDWDSDGVLDILATDMYRNDTSMAVGFFRGVKTAEGHRFEPGIDLLPAKGGIKALPGSGNRVYVDDWNKDGVKDLIIGASVATLNGVFSDELSWQWENVTGVQSAGKDPGRMSDEQKKEAIEKLNDPKQGAFIKAYYLGKTDNIANIDMIHQGRIYVMLGKKD, from the coding sequence ATGAAATTGTGTGGTTTTTCATGGGTTGTTGCCGCGGGAGTGGCTACTGCGTTATCAGGTTGTGCGAATGAAAAGGCCAGTTCGCACTTGACACAGTTAACTCCTGCACATCAGGGCGAGATGGGTTTTCCGATATTTGAACAGCCAAATATTCCAGGTGCGCCTAAGCTGGCCTCTCCAATTATGCTGATGGCGGGCGACGAGCCGGTTAAAACCGGAAAGCATGGCTTGGCAGCTCCTGCATTGTGGGACTGGGACGGCGATGGCAAGCGCGACCTGCTGGTGGGGGAATTTGAAACGGGCGATGTGGATTTAAAAGAAGCGGGTTCCACGGTGCGGGTGTATCGCAATATCGGCACAGATACAAAGCCTGAATACGATAAAAATTGGACGTATGCCCGTGATACTGAAGGCAATGTGCTGGTGGTACACCAGTGGTGTTGTATTGGGTTTACCCCGCAATTTGTCGACCTGAACCACGATGGTTATCAGGACATGATCACCGGCCAGTATAGCCCGGGAGAGGTGACCTGGTTTCGCGGCAGCAAAGAAGGTTTTCTGCCAGGCATCAAGCTGGAGCAATATGGCGATCCGTCCTCAAATGGTTTTGATGGCGAAGTGACTGACCCGGAGTCTTTCGAGTATTGGCATTATTCGTCTGCCAGCTTTGGTGACCTGACTGGTGACGGTTTGGAGGATCTCGTTGTTGGAGGTTCCGCGTTGCGTATCAGTCCTAATATTGGTACCAAAGCCGAGCCAAAGTTTGGCAAGCGAGAGTTGCTGTTGGATATCCATGGTCAGCCGCTGAAGATGGGCCAATGGACTTCAGAAAAAATCGAACAACAGCGCTCAGAACATGGATACAGCGAGGATTGGGAGCCGTCTGTGTCAGGGTCTGCGAAAATTCAGATGGTGGTTGTGGACTGGGACAGTGACGGTGTGTTGGATATTCTGGCAACGGATATGTACCGCAATGACACCAGTATGGCCGTTGGATTTTTTCGAGGCGTTAAAACCGCTGAAGGCCACCGTTTTGAGCCGGGTATCGATTTATTGCCTGCCAAAGGTGGGATTAAAGCCTTGCCAGGCTCCGGGAATCGGGTTTATGTGGATGACTGGAACAAGGATGGTGTTAAAGACCTGATTATTGGTGCCAGTGTGGCAACACTTAACGGTGTGTTTAGTGATGAATTATCTTGGCAATGGGAAAATGTTACTGGTGTACAGAGTGCAGGAAAAGACCCGGGGCGCATGAGTGATGAACAAAAGAAAGAAGCCATCGAGAAACTTAATGATCCAAAGCAGGGTGCTTTTATCAAGGCATACTATCTTGGGAAAACCGACAATATAGCCAATATCGATATGATACATCAGGGCCGTATTTACGTGATGCTGGGCAAAAAGGATTAA
- a CDS encoding thioredoxin family protein, with protein sequence MKKVLIALGLTLVSCAVFAEGMTFFYGSFDEALAKAKAEQKLLFVDVYTDWCGPCKMMANNVFPSKGVGDFYNQNFINYKVDAEKEQGPELIERYPAEGYPTYWFINGNGKLVKSKAGAMSAQLFIELGREALGQSISYEDLQARYDNGERSAELMQKMLLKAPLYSQKFERGSEAQTSFWDGISEMSQKYFESRSLDELINATDFSLIKTYLDGPNRGQRVPELVFSHYDQFANVAPEAELSSYILRTNNLTIHKLARKGDEGYLKYVEEIRTNNAIKKASAYSKEHAEKDDKFSQLDSYEVMRLAGGLGYYPAKGDWKQYANFSEEYLALQQSVGAETAFDYIHPVASILDSCEDMEVLRRFEVMARQGYEMDKQVYILAIYGKLLAKLGEKEKAKAVLEEGLALNPEGEGSFIKQIKESLKAL encoded by the coding sequence ATGAAAAAGGTACTGATCGCCTTGGGGTTGACGCTGGTTTCCTGCGCAGTGTTTGCAGAGGGAATGACTTTCTTTTACGGCAGTTTTGACGAAGCGTTGGCCAAAGCCAAAGCAGAACAAAAGCTGCTTTTTGTGGATGTTTACACCGACTGGTGCGGCCCCTGCAAGATGATGGCAAACAATGTGTTTCCCAGTAAGGGGGTTGGTGATTTTTATAACCAAAATTTTATTAACTACAAAGTGGATGCGGAAAAGGAACAAGGCCCTGAGCTGATTGAGCGCTATCCGGCAGAGGGTTACCCCACATACTGGTTTATCAATGGCAATGGCAAGTTGGTAAAAAGTAAAGCGGGCGCTATGTCCGCACAACTGTTTATTGAGTTGGGTCGTGAGGCGCTGGGGCAATCAATTTCTTACGAGGATTTGCAGGCCCGTTATGACAACGGTGAGCGCAGTGCCGAATTAATGCAAAAAATGTTGCTTAAAGCACCGTTGTATTCCCAAAAATTTGAGCGTGGCAGTGAGGCGCAAACTTCTTTTTGGGATGGTATCAGCGAAATGAGTCAGAAATATTTTGAATCTCGTTCGTTGGATGAATTGATTAATGCCACCGATTTTTCGTTGATTAAAACCTATCTGGATGGCCCAAATCGTGGGCAGCGTGTGCCGGAATTAGTGTTCAGTCATTATGATCAGTTTGCCAATGTGGCTCCTGAAGCCGAATTGTCCAGCTATATATTGCGAACCAATAATCTGACAATTCATAAGTTGGCCCGAAAGGGTGATGAAGGATACCTGAAGTATGTCGAAGAGATTCGCACTAATAATGCTATTAAGAAAGCAAGTGCTTACTCCAAAGAGCATGCAGAAAAAGACGATAAATTTTCTCAGTTGGACAGCTATGAAGTGATGAGGCTGGCCGGTGGTCTTGGATATTACCCCGCCAAAGGCGATTGGAAGCAATACGCCAATTTCAGTGAAGAGTATCTGGCACTACAGCAATCAGTTGGCGCGGAAACTGCCTTCGACTATATCCATCCGGTCGCCAGTATTTTGGATTCCTGTGAGGATATGGAAGTTTTGAGACGATTTGAGGTAATGGCTCGGCAGGGTTACGAAATGGACAAGCAAGTTTATATTTTGGCCATCTATGGGAAATTGCTCGCCAAGTTGGGTGAAAAGGAAAAAGCAAAAGCAGTGCTGGAAGAGGGGCTTGCTCTGAACCCGGAGGGTGAGGGGAGTTTTATAAAGCAAATTAAAGAGTCATTGAAAGCGCTGTAA
- a CDS encoding TonB-dependent receptor has protein sequence MMSSSSKFQSNWPSAFRKSQIAIGVASALLFGSISAFAGSEKHELNIASQSADRALLELAETAGVQIIFDPEKIKGHQVRAITGDMTLSAALNQLLDNTGLTYRIGTDNVVEVTEDDRKEEGGSEVVEELIVTGTLLRNVHPTSPTVVIDRDQIDRMGVSSAEDIVRSLPQNFSSLNRASSNGLNLGPDGASVGAATLLGNAAADLRGLGVNSTLTLVNGRRTAGSPILEGQFVNLSTIPASAIERVEVLLDGASAIYGADAVGGVINFILRKDYQGAETAVRMERGTNGGDKFSISQLFGMGWDGGSATVTLSLDETKSVSMGKAGYTTNDLRPMGGEDLRYDVTGATQPGTIYEATPWGSASTLIGALPEGTVISDNMWDTSLVTPENAYLGSEATIPYMDTTATTKNMSLSANIQHQFTDTFQVYSDILYSKTENKGDRSSTRGVLVPASNAFNAFGRDVYVDYAFFNEQANGLITPNVTHTIQERLDLTLGFIADLPVRDWQLDASVTYTTEGNDNKETRIGGVGWNPNTIFQSLLASSDPAEAINLFGDGSVQSPRLGETMEEGFPGQPESNAYFLNAKVEGSIADLKAGDVRMALGTEYRIDQMDYTDATSIGINLDYSQPGYVGVDTILKPERKVTALFTELSVPVVGEANAMTGMQSLMFTFGGRWEEYDVVDADKKFSHFSPKVGMRWALTDELVVRSTWGESFRAPGYDDLIGDQTILSSPYLSVIDIYDPSGTPTPRNYVLYYGGNINLKPEVSTSFSAGFDWTPVAIDGLAVNVTYNKVEFEDRITDLNTFSYPADVVLTNPEFAIRDSDGYLIALNQSPINVAKRNSESLDINLSYSFDTNVGSFKAGLNGVRTLKLEDVITDGAEPYQRDETQLGPDKWKLRGSLSWSQGNYGADLFVTHSTSYTNIQISSWDPSPNDVEAYTTVDLTGYYHGDNGWSYSFGARDLFHAGKPFVNRTFGQWDNSRVDPNGRNVYLEVKKHFDL, from the coding sequence ATGATGAGTTCATCATCAAAATTTCAGAGTAATTGGCCTTCGGCTTTTCGTAAGAGTCAGATTGCAATCGGTGTTGCATCGGCACTGTTGTTTGGGAGTATTAGTGCATTTGCTGGATCTGAAAAACATGAATTGAATATTGCGTCCCAATCAGCAGATCGTGCATTGCTGGAGCTGGCTGAAACCGCCGGCGTACAAATTATTTTTGATCCTGAAAAAATCAAGGGTCATCAGGTTAGGGCAATAACCGGTGATATGACACTCAGTGCTGCCTTGAATCAACTTCTTGATAATACCGGGCTTACCTACCGAATCGGCACTGATAATGTGGTCGAAGTTACGGAAGACGACCGCAAGGAAGAAGGAGGCTCGGAGGTTGTTGAAGAGCTAATTGTTACCGGTACTCTGTTGCGGAATGTCCACCCAACCTCTCCCACCGTTGTTATTGATCGGGATCAAATTGATCGTATGGGGGTCTCGTCTGCCGAAGATATTGTTCGTTCCCTGCCACAAAACTTTTCCAGTTTAAATCGGGCGTCCAGTAATGGCCTTAATCTTGGCCCGGATGGTGCATCTGTGGGGGCGGCAACGCTTTTGGGTAACGCAGCAGCTGACCTGCGTGGTTTGGGTGTGAATTCAACCTTAACATTAGTCAATGGCCGTCGCACCGCGGGTTCACCCATTCTGGAAGGTCAATTTGTCAACCTGTCAACTATTCCAGCATCTGCCATTGAGCGAGTTGAAGTATTGCTCGACGGTGCTTCGGCCATTTACGGTGCCGATGCCGTTGGTGGGGTGATTAACTTTATTTTGCGCAAGGACTATCAAGGCGCTGAAACTGCGGTTCGCATGGAAAGGGGTACCAATGGCGGCGACAAGTTTTCCATCAGCCAACTGTTTGGCATGGGCTGGGATGGTGGCAGTGCCACAGTAACGCTTAGCCTCGACGAAACAAAGTCTGTCTCCATGGGCAAAGCCGGATATACCACCAATGATCTTCGTCCCATGGGTGGTGAAGATTTGAGGTACGATGTCACTGGCGCGACTCAGCCAGGCACTATATATGAGGCAACACCTTGGGGTTCGGCAAGTACACTGATTGGTGCCCTGCCCGAAGGGACAGTGATCAGCGATAATATGTGGGACACCAGCCTGGTGACACCAGAAAATGCTTACCTGGGTTCTGAAGCGACAATTCCATATATGGATACTACGGCCACCACAAAAAATATGTCCTTGTCGGCCAATATTCAGCATCAGTTTACAGATACATTCCAAGTTTATTCAGATATTTTGTACAGCAAAACAGAGAATAAAGGCGACAGATCTTCCACGAGAGGAGTTCTTGTTCCTGCATCGAATGCGTTTAATGCATTCGGCCGAGATGTCTATGTGGATTATGCCTTCTTTAACGAGCAGGCAAATGGATTAATTACACCAAACGTAACTCACACGATTCAGGAGCGCCTAGATCTGACGTTGGGCTTTATTGCGGACTTGCCTGTTCGAGACTGGCAGTTGGATGCCAGTGTTACCTATACCACGGAAGGCAATGACAATAAGGAAACCCGGATTGGTGGTGTTGGCTGGAATCCCAACACTATTTTTCAATCGCTGCTGGCCTCGTCTGACCCCGCCGAAGCCATTAACCTGTTTGGCGATGGTTCCGTGCAATCTCCGCGCCTGGGCGAAACCATGGAAGAAGGCTTTCCTGGTCAACCCGAATCCAATGCTTATTTCCTCAATGCCAAAGTTGAAGGCAGCATTGCTGACCTGAAGGCGGGTGATGTGCGTATGGCACTGGGTACTGAATATCGTATTGATCAGATGGATTACACCGATGCGACATCAATAGGAATTAATCTGGATTACAGTCAGCCAGGTTATGTAGGGGTAGATACGATCCTCAAACCAGAGCGCAAAGTTACAGCGCTGTTTACTGAGTTGTCCGTTCCCGTCGTCGGTGAAGCCAATGCCATGACCGGCATGCAGTCTCTGATGTTTACTTTCGGTGGCCGCTGGGAAGAGTACGATGTGGTTGATGCCGATAAGAAGTTCAGTCACTTCAGCCCGAAAGTAGGCATGCGTTGGGCATTAACCGATGAACTGGTTGTTCGCTCAACCTGGGGCGAGTCTTTTAGGGCGCCAGGTTATGACGATCTAATTGGGGATCAGACGATACTGAGTTCACCTTATTTGTCTGTTATAGATATCTATGATCCCAGTGGTACTCCTACGCCACGAAATTATGTGCTGTACTATGGCGGTAATATCAACTTAAAACCGGAAGTGTCGACGTCATTTTCAGCTGGATTTGACTGGACGCCAGTAGCTATTGATGGATTGGCGGTAAATGTAACGTACAACAAAGTGGAGTTTGAGGACCGGATTACAGACTTGAATACATTTAGCTATCCAGCTGATGTTGTACTGACCAATCCGGAGTTTGCCATTCGTGATTCCGATGGATACCTCATTGCATTGAATCAGTCCCCTATTAATGTGGCAAAACGAAACAGCGAATCACTGGATATTAATCTAAGCTACAGCTTTGATACCAATGTCGGTAGTTTTAAGGCCGGGTTGAATGGTGTCAGAACCCTCAAGCTGGAAGATGTGATTACTGATGGTGCAGAACCTTATCAGCGCGATGAGACCCAATTGGGGCCTGATAAATGGAAGTTGAGAGGATCATTGAGTTGGAGCCAAGGTAACTATGGGGCGGATCTGTTTGTAACGCACTCCACCAGTTACACCAATATTCAAATCAGTAGCTGGGATCCTTCGCCCAATGATGTGGAAGCTTATACCACTGTTGATTTAACTGGCTATTACCACGGTGACAATGGTTGGAGCTATAGCTTCGGTGCTCGGGACTTGTTCCATGCAGGCAAGCCTTTTGTCAACAGGACATTTGGCCAATGGGATAACAGCCGGGTTGACCCGAACGGACGTAATGTCTATCTGGAAGTGAAAAAACACTTTGATCTTTAA
- a CDS encoding FecR domain-containing protein — protein sequence MKHQQESREDTAAEFVSAMYLDRMTDERIKSLDLWLASDPENRVEYQKALDAWNEVSCLSGSTGLVEVLESSQKRSSHKLFSRVAMAASLLLAVVLTGVLFDKQSEPSNVGELVRYETQTGEQQTLTLPDGSVAVINTNSRLLVDFSENRRHLILDRGEVFLEVEKDVNRPFVVSVGDTAVTVLGTKFNVLASGFNLDVAVVEGEVAVHPKNGRPLNKSSAVVLSKDNEVATGSQYRLPAGISARFRGKLGGNESTVSVASIEGGENYPAWRYGMLRFNNQPLYEVVKELNRYSRKKILIEDSRIMDRRMSGVFKMDSFDAMLERFETMFDLQVTIHPDRIVLTGLDAN from the coding sequence ATGAAACACCAACAGGAAAGTCGTGAAGACACTGCTGCTGAATTTGTTTCGGCAATGTATCTGGATCGAATGACTGATGAACGTATCAAATCATTGGACTTATGGCTGGCGTCAGATCCTGAGAATCGTGTTGAGTACCAAAAAGCCCTGGATGCTTGGAACGAAGTTTCTTGTTTGTCTGGTAGCACAGGCCTTGTTGAGGTTCTTGAGTCCAGTCAAAAAAGAAGTTCGCACAAGTTGTTTTCAAGGGTTGCTATGGCGGCCAGCCTTCTATTGGCGGTTGTTCTTACCGGTGTATTGTTTGATAAGCAGAGTGAGCCATCAAATGTTGGTGAATTGGTTCGCTATGAAACTCAAACAGGGGAGCAGCAAACGCTGACACTGCCAGATGGCAGTGTTGCAGTTATCAATACCAATAGTCGTCTTCTGGTGGATTTTAGCGAAAATAGACGCCACTTAATTCTTGATCGAGGGGAGGTTTTCCTCGAAGTTGAAAAGGATGTAAATCGACCTTTTGTGGTGAGTGTTGGTGACACTGCGGTTACTGTGCTTGGTACCAAGTTTAACGTTCTGGCTTCCGGTTTTAATCTGGATGTGGCTGTTGTTGAGGGTGAAGTAGCTGTCCACCCAAAAAATGGGCGTCCGCTTAATAAAAGCAGCGCTGTTGTTTTGTCGAAAGATAATGAGGTGGCTACTGGAAGCCAGTATCGATTACCTGCAGGAATAAGCGCCCGATTTAGAGGGAAGCTTGGTGGGAACGAGTCAACTGTTTCTGTAGCTTCTATTGAGGGTGGTGAGAATTACCCCGCTTGGCGTTACGGTATGTTGCGATTTAATAATCAGCCCTTATATGAAGTTGTCAAAGAGCTTAATCGATACAGTCGCAAAAAGATTTTGATAGAGGACAGTCGAATCATGGATAGGCGCATGAGCGGTGTTTTCAAAATGGATTCTTTTGATGCGATGTTGGAACGGTTCGAGACCATGTTTGACCTTCAGGTCACAATTCACCCTGATCGAATTGTATTAACCGGTTTGGATGCCAATTAA
- a CDS encoding RNA polymerase sigma factor, with the protein MAKKTGKVLYMKNHSEVHRAALDEVMRDHGPALKRFLQARLALEADREDLVQEVFLKLMTVKDLTEKLSKSTGNTRSYLFAIANTLIIDMHRKSAVRKSEAHDSYSDDILPSEDGSPENSVAESQLVNRLLDCLNTLKSSHKKVFLLNRFMQKSCREISEEMDISETTVERYLASALKVVRKEVKR; encoded by the coding sequence ATGGCAAAGAAGACAGGCAAAGTCCTATATATGAAAAATCACTCAGAGGTGCATAGAGCGGCTCTGGATGAGGTGATGCGTGATCACGGGCCAGCTTTGAAGCGGTTCCTGCAGGCTCGCTTGGCTCTTGAAGCAGACCGTGAAGATCTGGTTCAAGAGGTCTTTCTAAAGTTGATGACGGTTAAAGATCTGACTGAGAAATTGTCAAAAAGTACAGGCAATACTCGCTCATATCTCTTTGCGATTGCTAACACACTGATCATTGATATGCACCGAAAGTCAGCTGTTCGAAAGTCGGAAGCACACGATAGCTATTCGGATGATATTTTGCCTTCGGAAGACGGTTCTCCGGAAAATTCGGTAGCTGAATCGCAGCTGGTCAATCGATTGCTTGATTGCTTGAACACATTGAAGTCTTCACATAAAAAAGTCTTTTTATTGAATCGATTTATGCAGAAAAGTTGCAGAGAGATTTCTGAAGAGATGGATATATCAGAAACGACAGTTGAGCGATATTTAGCAAGTGCCTTGAAGGTCGTTCGCAAGGAGGTTAAGCGATGA
- a CDS encoding lysophospholipid acyltransferase family protein encodes MTSDDIPAHHRAHRSGFIRLVGRMLLKLMGWQIEGRVPDTRKLIIAGAPHTSNWDFVVAMSVVMALDLRANWLAKHTIFRFPFKTLFFKLGGIPLDRSNPKGVAEQMAEKIRASDQMIIGIMPEGTRKKVEKWKSGFLRIAYAADCPVLLSSLDFDSKTVLFGDLITAREDVDQQLLEIKEYYSQFKPKYPEKF; translated from the coding sequence ATGACATCGGACGATATTCCTGCCCATCACCGAGCCCACCGCAGTGGTTTTATCCGCTTGGTTGGCCGAATGCTTCTCAAATTGATGGGGTGGCAGATTGAGGGGCGTGTTCCCGACACCAGAAAACTGATCATTGCCGGAGCGCCTCACACCTCCAATTGGGATTTTGTGGTTGCCATGTCGGTAGTGATGGCGCTGGACCTTCGCGCCAATTGGCTCGCCAAACACACTATTTTTCGTTTTCCGTTTAAAACCCTGTTTTTCAAGCTCGGCGGAATACCGCTGGATCGCAGCAACCCCAAAGGGGTGGCTGAGCAGATGGCAGAGAAAATCCGCGCCAGTGATCAAATGATTATTGGCATTATGCCGGAGGGGACTCGCAAGAAAGTGGAAAAGTGGAAGTCCGGTTTTCTGCGCATAGCCTATGCAGCAGATTGCCCGGTTTTGCTGTCATCACTGGATTTTGACTCCAAAACCGTTCTGTTTGGAGACCTGATCACCGCCCGCGAAGATGTGGATCAGCAACTACTGGAAATCAAAGAGTACTACAGTCAATTCAAACCGAAATACCCGGAAAAGTTTTAG